The Streptomyces sp. NBC_00483 genome contains the following window.
TCGGTGGGGCCGGCTCCTGGGTGCGCTGGGTCCAGCGGCGCTCCTGGCCCTCGACCGCGGAGCGGTAGGCGGCGAGCAGTTCGTTGCCCGCGGCGGCCAGGTGGTCGAACACGTCGGCGTTCCGGTCGATGACCGGCTCGATGACGGAGCGGGCCTGCCGTACGGCCTGCTTGGCGACCTGCTCCGCGGTGCCCTGGGCGACCGGGCCGAGGAACGGGGCCTGCACGGACGAGAGCTTGTCGGTGACGGCGTCGACGAGCTTCTTCAGCTCCTCGGCCGCGGATCCGGGCGGCGGCCCGTACTCGGCCCTGCGGCGGGCCCGCTCCTCCTCGAGATCCTCGGCGCACGCCTTCTCCCAGGCGTCGGCGTCGACCTGCTGGGCGGGTTGCTCGGTGGCGTCGCTCATGACGGCTGACTCCTGCGGAGAGCTGGACCGGTTACCCCTTCGACGTTACCCGAACGGGTGCGCCCCGTTCACCGGGTCTGCGGCCACAGATCCGGATCGGGGGCAAAGCGGACCCGGAGCTCGCCGTCGACGAGCCCCGCGCCGGCCACGGTGCAGCGGCGGGGCGCGGAGGGCAGCGGGACGATACGCCGGAACGGGCCCGCGCCGACGACCAGTTCGTCGCCGCGCCGCATCAGGCTCAGCTCCTCGCGGACGGCCCCGGGCAGCGGTATCCGCCACACCAGGACGCCGTCCTCGCCGAGCCGGTCCTCCACGGGCCACGGGGTACGGGGGCCCGGCAGGGTCGCGGGCACCGGTACGTCCAGGTCCCCGGGGCGCGGGTCGCGGCCCAGGTGGGGCAGCTCGTGCGCGCCGGGCCACTCGGCGACGACCTTGCGCTGGCGGGCGGCTGCGTCGGCGAGCCACGGGTCGGTGGAGCCGTCGGGGAGCACGCGGTTGGCGACGACCGACTCGACGTCGAGCCCGTACAGGGCAAGGCCGGTGCGGGTGGTGCGCAGGGTCTCGGCGGCGGCCCGGGTGGGCTCGGCGACGAGTCGTACGCGGGTGGTGGCGGCCTCGATCACGGCCTGCGCGGCGGCGAGTTCGGCGTCCCAGCGGGCGGCGGACTCGTACAGCCACTGCCCGGGCATCGGCACCCCGGCGAGCCGGCCGAGCACGGGGCGCAGGGCGCGCGCGGCCTGCCGCTCCGCGGGGAGCAGGCGGCGCAGATAGCGGCGGAGCTGCTCGGGCAGGGCGAGCGTGTCGATGGCGCGGGGCGCGGGCGGCAGGTCGACGACGAGCAGGTCGTACGGCCCTTCGGCGCTGTCCCGCAGGGCGCGGAGCAGCGCGAGCTCCTCGCTGCCGGGGAGGGGCGTGACCTCGTCCGCGTCGAGCCGGGCGGCGCCGAGGAACTCGAGGCCGGAGGCGGCGCGGTCCTGGAGGGCGAGGAGGTCGCGGCGGAAGTCGTCGGCCGGGGTGAGACGGACGACGTCGACGTCCGTCAGTTCGGCGACCGGGTCCGCGGTGATCAACCTCGTACGCACCCCTTGCCGGGCGGCCCGTTGGGCGGTGGCGGCGGCGACTGTGGTGCGGCCGGCGCCGCCGGGGCCGGTGACGAGAAGGGTGCGCATGGAGTGTGAGGCTACCTGTGGTTCCGGCCACCGTTGTCTGCTGCCCGGAACCGGGGGCGAGGTCTCGGGGCTCTGCCCCGGACCCCGCGCCTCAATCTCCCCCAGCTCACGCTGGGAGGTGCCCCCTGCGGGGCTCTAACTGCCCGACTCCACCCGCTTCTTCAGGCCCGCCAGCGCGCGGTCGATGATGACCTTCTCGGCCTTGCGCTTGATCATGCCGAGCATGGGGATCTTCACGTCGACCGTGAGGGAGTACGTGACCTCGGTCCCCTCGCCCGCCGGCTTCAGCACGTACGAGCCGTCGAGGGAGCGCAGCATCTGGGACTTCACGAGGGTCCAGGAGACCTCGTTCTCGCCGGCCCAGGTGTACTTGAGCGTCTGGTCGTCCTTGATCGCCCCGGCGTCCATGACGAGCCGGACCTGTTCGGCGCGGCCGGCCTCGTCCTCGGCGATGACCTCCGCCTCCTTCACCTCACCCGTCCAGTCCGGGTAGCGGGCGAAGTCGGCGATCACCCCCATGACATCGGCGGGGGCCGCCTCGATCGTGATGCTCGAGCTGGTGTGTTCCGCCATCGCCGTGGCTCCTCCGGATACCGGTCTGGGTGCGCCGTGCCTGCCTGCGTGTGTGTCCCGTGAAGGCTATCGCGCGCATGCGCTGTCGCTGTCACCACTCCAGTGCCCAGGGCCTGCCCGACCCCGCGAAGTGGCCGACATTCACGCATTCCGTGGACCCGATCCGCATCCGTCGCGCGAGCGGCTGGTGGACGTGGCCGAAGAGCGAGTACCGGGGCCGGGTCCGGCGAATCGCCTCGAGGAGGGCGCGGCTGCCGCGCTCGAACCGCCGCGCCACGGTGTCGTAGACGAGGTCGGGAACCTCCGGCGGGATGTGCGTGCACAGCACGTCGACCTCGCCCACGGCCTCGATCTTCGCGGCGTACTCCTCGTCGTCGATCTCGTACGGCGTGCGCATCGGCGTGCGGAGCCCGCCCCCGACGAAACCGAAGACCCAGCCGCCGATCTCGACGCGCTCCCCGTCGAGCACGGTCGTGCCGGGGGCGGCGTACTCACTCCAGAGTTTCGGCATATCGACATTGCCGTAGGTCGCATACGTCGGTGTGGGGAACGCCGCGAACATCTCCGCGTACTGCTTCCTCACCGCTTTTTCGATGGCCGGCACACGGTCTATGCCCGCCCAGAGCTCCGCTCCGAAGGCACGCGCCTCCTCGAAGCGACGGGCGGTGCGCAGTTCAACGATGCGGTCCGCGTTCTCGACTCCGAACAATTCGGGGAAAATGCCGCGCGCATGATTTGCGTAATCAAGGAACAACACCAGGTCACCAAGGCAGATGACGGCATCGGCGCCGTCTCCCGCTCGTGCGAGGTCGGTGGAGTTTCCGTGCACATCGCTGACCACATGTACGCGCATGCCGATCACCCTAGGACGATGGGTCCCGGAATGGGTAGAGGCGGCCGGACCTGCGGTTACTTCCGAGTCGGTCGGCTTCTGGACTAGGGTGCGAGAACAGTCGCGGCGGCGTGTGACGCAGCGAACATCTGGTCCGACCCCCCTATCGAAGAAGCAGTACCGATGGGTAACGTCCGGGCAGTCCAGTCGTGTTCAGTTCAAACAATGAGCGCCGCCGAGTTGGAGCGGACAATTCATTGATGCACTGTGCACCTGCCCGATCTTGGACCGCACCGACGCATCACAGAAGAGTGGCGCCGGCGCCCTACGAGGAGCAGCAGTCTTGCGCGAGTTCAGCCTTCCCGCTTTGTACGAGGTCCCCGCGGACGGCAATCTGACCGACATCGTTCGCAGAAACGCCGCGCAGCACCCGGACGTCGCCGTGATCGGCCGAAAGGTCGGCGGCACGTGGCAGGACGTCACGTCCGTCCAGTTTCTCGCCGAGGTGCGCGCGGCCGCCAAGGGCCTGATCGCGTCCGGCGTGCAGGCCGGCGACCGCATCGCGCTCATGTCGCGCACCCGCTACGAGTGGACGCTGCTCGACTTCGCGATCTGGAGCGCGGGCGCGATCACCGTCCCGGTCTACGAGACGAGCTCGCCCGAGCAGATCCAGTGGATCCTCGGCGACTCGGGCGCGGTCGGCATCCTCGTCGAGCTGGACGCGCACGCCGCGGCCGTCGCCTCCGTGCACGACCGGCTGCCCGAGCTGCGGCACGTCTGGCAGATCGACGGCGGGGGCCTCGACGAGCTGTACCGCGCCGGTGCCGAGCTCTCCGACGGCATGGTCGACGACCGCAGCGCCATCGCGAAGGCCGACGACCCGGCGACCATCGTCTACACCTCGGGCACCACCGGCCGCCCCAAGGGCTGTGTCCTCACGCACCGCAGCTTCTTCGCGGAGTGCGGCAACATCGTGGCGCGCCTCGGCCCCCTGTTCCGCACGGGCGAGTGCTCCGTGCTGCTCTTCCTTCCGGTGGCGCACGTCTTCGGCCGCCTCGTCGAGGTCGCCTCGCTGATGGCCCCGATCAAGCTGGGCCACGCCCCCGACATCAAGCACCTCACCGATGAACTGGCCGCGTTCAGGCCTACGTTGATCCTGGGCGTGCCGCGCGTCTTCGAGAAGGTCTACAACTCGGCGCGGGCCAAGGCGCAGGCCGACGGCAAGGGCCGGATCTTCGACAAGGCCGCCGACACGGCGATCGAGTACAGCCGCGCGCTGGACACGCCGAACGGCCCGTCGCTGGCCCTGAAGCTCAAGTACAAGACGTTCGACAAGCTCGTCTACGGGAAGCTGCGCGCCGTCCTCGGCGGGCGCGGCGAGTACGCGATCTCGGGCGGCGCGCCGCTCGGCGAGCGGCTCGGCCACTTCTTCCGCGGCATCGGCTTCACGGTCCTGGAGGGCTACGGCCTCACCGAGTCCTGCGCGGCCACGGCGTTCAACCCGTGGGACCGCCAGAAGATCGGCACGGTGGGTCAGCCGCTGCCGGGGTCCGTGGTCCGGATCGCCGACGACGGCGAGGTGCTGCTGCACGGCGAGCACCTCTTCACCGGCTACTGGAACAACCAGGGCGCCACCGAAGAGGCCCTGGCCGACGGCTGGTTCCACACCGGCGACATCGGCACGCTGGACGAGGACGGCTACCTCCGCATCACCGGCCGCAAGAAGGAAATCATCGTCACGGCGGGCGGCAAGAACGTCGCCCCGGCGGTGATCGAGGACCGCATTCGCGCGCACGCGCTCGTCGCCGAGTGCATGGTCGTCGGCGACGGCCGCCCGTTCGTCGGCGCGCTCGTCACCATCGACGAGGAGTTCCTCGGCAAGTGGGCCGCGGACCACGACAAGCCGGTGGGCTCGACGGTGGCATCGCTGCAGAACGACCCCGACCTGCTGGCCACGATCCAGGCGGCCGTGGACGACGGCAACGCGGCGGTGTCCAAGGCGGAGTCGGTCCGCAAGTTCCGCATCCTCGGCGCCCAGTTCACCGAGGAGTCGGGCCACCTGACGCCTTCGCTGAAACTGAAGCGGAATGTCGTGGCGAAGGACTACGCGGACGAGGTCGAGGCGATCTACCGCGGCTAGCGGTACCGGGTGGCATCCGCCGCGGCGCGTTGGTGTGCGGTGCGGCGGATGTTGCGTTTACGCCTCGGGGCTCCGCCCCGGACCCCGCTGCTCAATCGCCGCAGGGGCTTCATTGACCGGCACCGGGGTGCCGCGCAACCAAAACGGCAGGCGCCGACCCCGGTACCCGGCTACAGCAACCCCCGCAACCGCTCCGCCAGCAAATCCCAGCGCCACTTCTCCTCGACCCATTCGCGGCCCCGCTCGCCCATCCGGCGGCGGAGTTCCGGGTCCTGGAGGAGCGTCACGATGCGGTCCGCGGACTCCGCTTCCGAGCCGCCACGGACGACCCACCCCGTCTCACCGTCGAGCACCGCGTCCGGCGCGCCGCCCGAGTCGCCGGAGACGACCGGGAGCCCGGTCGCGGAGGCCTCCAGGTAGACGATGCCGAGGCCCTCGACGTCGAGCCCGCCCCGCCGCGTACGGCACGGCATCGCGAACACGTCCCCCGCCCCGTAGTGCGCGGGCAGCTCCTCCCACGGCACGGACCCCGTGAAGCGCACCGAGTCCGCGACCCCGGTCTCGGCGGCCAGCTTGCGCAGGTCCTTCTCGTACGGCCCGCCGCCCACGATCAGCAGCACCGCGTCCGGCACGGCCGCCAGGATCTTCGGCATGGCGAGGATCAAGGTGTCCTGGCCCTTGCGGGGCACCAAGCGCGAGACGCACACCACCACCGGCCGGTCCGTGAGCCCGAGCCGCGCCCGTACGGCATCCCCACCCGACCCCGGGTGGAACGTCTTCTCGTCGACCCCCGGCGGAAGCTGCTCCATCCGCTCCGCCGCCGCGGGCGTGAGCGCCGCCGCGATGCGCGAGCGCGTGTACTCACCGAGGTACGTGATCGTGTCCGTGCCCTCCCCGATCCGCCGCAACAGCTGCCGGGACGCGGGGAGTTGGGCCCAGCCCGCCTCGTGCCCGTGCGTCGTCGCGACGATGCGTGAGGCGCCCGCCCTGCGCAGCGCGGGCGCCATCAGGCCGAGCGGCGCCGCCGCCCCGAACCACACCGACGTACAGCCGTGCGCCCGCAGCAGTCCCGCCGCGCGCTTGGTCACGCGCGGGGTCGGCAGCAGCATCGTCGTGTTGTCGCGCACCACGGTGAACGGCTGCTCGGCGTCGAAGGCCGCCGTGGCCTCGATGCCCTCGCGGGTGCGCTTCCACGTCGAGGCGTAGACGACGAGCCGCTCCGGATCCAGGCGCAGCGCCATGTTGTGCAGGAACGCCTGGATCCCACCGGGGCGCGGCGGGAAGTCGTTGGTCACGAGCAGTGTCTTCGGTGTCTGGCGCATCACCGCCGACAGTACCGAACGCGCCCGGCGGTGGCCGCCGCGCCGCGGGGTCCATGGCCAGGCCACAGGGCTTCCCGGCATCATGTATCGAATGAAGACGCGAACGCCCGCCGGGCTCCTGGTCACCTGGGTACTGACCCGCGCGCTGCTTCTGCTGTGCGTCTTCAAGGTGATCGTTGTTCCGGGTCCCGACGTCACCAGCGACGTCCACGTGATTTACCAGGGCTGGTTCGATGTGCTGCGCACCGGAACGTTCCCTCTGGACGACGTCACGTGGCAGTACCCGCCGGCCGCCGCGATGGCGATCCTCTCCCCCGCGCTGCTGCCCTTCCTGGAGTACGCCTCCGCCTTCTTCCTGCTCGCGTTCCTGGCGGACGCCGTCGTCCTGCTGATGCTCCTCTACGTCTCCGAACGGCGGGGCGGATCGCGGCGCGGCACCTGGGTGTGGGTCATCGGGCTGCCACTGCTCGGACAGACCGTCTACGCGCGCTACGACGTGATGGTGACGGCCGTCGCGATCGCGTCGCTGCTCGCGGCGGCCCGGCATCCGCGGGCCGCGGGCGTCTTCGCGGCGATCGGCGCGATGATCAAGGTGTGGCCGGCGCTGCTGCTGGTCGGCACGCGGCGCGGCCGGGCCGCCCGGCAGACGTGGGGCACGGCGGTCCTGACAGCGGCCGGGCTGCTCGTCGCCTTCACGCTCGCGATGCCGGGCGCGCTCGCCTTCCTCACGTTCCAGAAGAACCGCGGCACCGAGGTGGAGTCCCTCGGCTCACTCGTCTTCCACGTGGCGCGCCAGTTCGGCTGGAACGGCACGGTGCAGCTGAACTACGGCTCGGTCGAGTTCCTCGGCCCGTACGTGGACGTGGTGAGCACCCTGGCGCAGGTACTCACGGCGCTCGCGTTCGGCTGGCTGCTGCTGTGGCGGTTCAAGGCGCGCGCCTGGCAGCCCGCGACGCTCGCCGACGCGGGCCTGACGGCGGTGCTGCTGTTCACGACGACGAGCCGCGTGATCAGCCCGCAGTACATGGTGTGGCTGGTGGGCGTCGCGGCGGTCTGTCTCCTCTTCCGCGACAGCCGGATGACGCTGCCGGTGTGGCTGGTGCTCGCGGCGACCTTCGTGACGTTCCTGGAGTTCCCGCTCTACTTCGGCAACGTGGTCGCCAGCGACCCGATCGGCGTCACCCTCCTCCTCGTACGCAACGGCCTGCTGGTCGTGGCCTCCCTCAGCGCCTGCCGCCGGCTGTGGCGCGCCACGGTGACCGAACCCCGGCGCGCCGAGCACGCCCCTGCGCCCACCCCGACCTCGCGCGACAACGCGGTACCGACGCCCTAGGGCCCAAAAATCAGCCCAGCTCGGACCGCACGTACTCCCGCCACTGCGCCACGAACTCCTGCTCGTCGATGCCGAGGGCCTGCCGCAGCGCGCCGTCGACGGCCCCTTCCCGCTGCTTGTGGCCGCCGACCGCCTTGTAGAACGCGTTGAGCTTCGCCTCGCCCCAGCGGTCCGCGATCATCCGGCAGGCCAACCAGCCGCTCTCGTACGCGCGGGCGAGCTTGGCGGAGTCGCCGGAGAAGCCGAAGTCCTTGTCGTCGGGGAGCCGTGCCGGCGCCGCGCTCTGCTCGACCGCGCGGCGCAGTTCGGGCGCCGCCTGGCCCGGTGTGCGGTCGCTCT
Protein-coding sequences here:
- a CDS encoding DUF5304 domain-containing protein, coding for MSDATEQPAQQVDADAWEKACAEDLEEERARRRAEYGPPPGSAAEELKKLVDAVTDKLSSVQAPFLGPVAQGTAEQVAKQAVRQARSVIEPVIDRNADVFDHLAAAGNELLAAYRSAVEGQERRWTQRTQEPAPPKDAEDPKGPEDEGPGGEHIDLD
- a CDS encoding ArsA family ATPase — protein: MRTLLVTGPGGAGRTTVAAATAQRAARQGVRTRLITADPVAELTDVDVVRLTPADDFRRDLLALQDRAASGLEFLGAARLDADEVTPLPGSEELALLRALRDSAEGPYDLLVVDLPPAPRAIDTLALPEQLRRYLRRLLPAERQAARALRPVLGRLAGVPMPGQWLYESAARWDAELAAAQAVIEAATTRVRLVAEPTRAAAETLRTTRTGLALYGLDVESVVANRVLPDGSTDPWLADAAARQRKVVAEWPGAHELPHLGRDPRPGDLDVPVPATLPGPRTPWPVEDRLGEDGVLVWRIPLPGAVREELSLMRRGDELVVGAGPFRRIVPLPSAPRRCTVAGAGLVDGELRVRFAPDPDLWPQTR
- a CDS encoding SRPBCC family protein; translation: MAEHTSSSITIEAAPADVMGVIADFARYPDWTGEVKEAEVIAEDEAGRAEQVRLVMDAGAIKDDQTLKYTWAGENEVSWTLVKSQMLRSLDGSYVLKPAGEGTEVTYSLTVDVKIPMLGMIKRKAEKVIIDRALAGLKKRVESGS
- a CDS encoding metallophosphoesterase family protein — its product is MRVHVVSDVHGNSTDLARAGDGADAVICLGDLVLFLDYANHARGIFPELFGVENADRIVELRTARRFEEARAFGAELWAGIDRVPAIEKAVRKQYAEMFAAFPTPTYATYGNVDMPKLWSEYAAPGTTVLDGERVEIGGWVFGFVGGGLRTPMRTPYEIDDEEYAAKIEAVGEVDVLCTHIPPEVPDLVYDTVARRFERGSRALLEAIRRTRPRYSLFGHVHQPLARRMRIGSTECVNVGHFAGSGRPWALEW
- a CDS encoding AMP-dependent synthetase/ligase is translated as MREFSLPALYEVPADGNLTDIVRRNAAQHPDVAVIGRKVGGTWQDVTSVQFLAEVRAAAKGLIASGVQAGDRIALMSRTRYEWTLLDFAIWSAGAITVPVYETSSPEQIQWILGDSGAVGILVELDAHAAAVASVHDRLPELRHVWQIDGGGLDELYRAGAELSDGMVDDRSAIAKADDPATIVYTSGTTGRPKGCVLTHRSFFAECGNIVARLGPLFRTGECSVLLFLPVAHVFGRLVEVASLMAPIKLGHAPDIKHLTDELAAFRPTLILGVPRVFEKVYNSARAKAQADGKGRIFDKAADTAIEYSRALDTPNGPSLALKLKYKTFDKLVYGKLRAVLGGRGEYAISGGAPLGERLGHFFRGIGFTVLEGYGLTESCAATAFNPWDRQKIGTVGQPLPGSVVRIADDGEVLLHGEHLFTGYWNNQGATEEALADGWFHTGDIGTLDEDGYLRITGRKKEIIVTAGGKNVAPAVIEDRIRAHALVAECMVVGDGRPFVGALVTIDEEFLGKWAADHDKPVGSTVASLQNDPDLLATIQAAVDDGNAAVSKAESVRKFRILGAQFTEESGHLTPSLKLKRNVVAKDYADEVEAIYRG
- a CDS encoding glycosyltransferase family 4 protein — encoded protein: MRQTPKTLLVTNDFPPRPGGIQAFLHNMALRLDPERLVVYASTWKRTREGIEATAAFDAEQPFTVVRDNTTMLLPTPRVTKRAAGLLRAHGCTSVWFGAAAPLGLMAPALRRAGASRIVATTHGHEAGWAQLPASRQLLRRIGEGTDTITYLGEYTRSRIAAALTPAAAERMEQLPPGVDEKTFHPGSGGDAVRARLGLTDRPVVVCVSRLVPRKGQDTLILAMPKILAAVPDAVLLIVGGGPYEKDLRKLAAETGVADSVRFTGSVPWEELPAHYGAGDVFAMPCRTRRGGLDVEGLGIVYLEASATGLPVVSGDSGGAPDAVLDGETGWVVRGGSEAESADRIVTLLQDPELRRRMGERGREWVEEKWRWDLLAERLRGLL
- a CDS encoding glycosyltransferase family 87 protein; protein product: MKTRTPAGLLVTWVLTRALLLLCVFKVIVVPGPDVTSDVHVIYQGWFDVLRTGTFPLDDVTWQYPPAAAMAILSPALLPFLEYASAFFLLAFLADAVVLLMLLYVSERRGGSRRGTWVWVIGLPLLGQTVYARYDVMVTAVAIASLLAAARHPRAAGVFAAIGAMIKVWPALLLVGTRRGRAARQTWGTAVLTAAGLLVAFTLAMPGALAFLTFQKNRGTEVESLGSLVFHVARQFGWNGTVQLNYGSVEFLGPYVDVVSTLAQVLTALAFGWLLLWRFKARAWQPATLADAGLTAVLLFTTTSRVISPQYMVWLVGVAAVCLLFRDSRMTLPVWLVLAATFVTFLEFPLYFGNVVASDPIGVTLLLVRNGLLVVASLSACRRLWRATVTEPRRAEHAPAPTPTSRDNAVPTP